One genomic segment of Paenibacillus durus includes these proteins:
- a CDS encoding AraC family transcriptional regulator: MQYYQQIQKAVDYIERNLQKEIGMRDIASSASFSPFHFQRLFLAISGFTVQEYIRKRRLTEAARLLSDSDEGILKVALAYQYHSQEAFTRAFESYFGMTPGKYRKKNQAFASQPPISFLDDLGRKDQEFEMGKPEIIHKNRIRIIGCEYQTNLNEGRHYRDIPGFYDEFGRNGRYLHLPDRLAPDMVYGVSCRFQDDGGFSFIVGEEAGECAEVPDGQYIKFDLPEGKYAEFKAYGPAWNIQKMRDFIYGVWLPHSNYDRGEGPDFEVTDVRNSTFPEDMRIKIFIPLS, encoded by the coding sequence ATGCAATACTATCAGCAGATTCAAAAAGCCGTGGATTATATCGAGCGAAATCTTCAAAAGGAAATCGGGATGCGCGACATCGCTTCATCGGCCTCCTTCTCCCCTTTCCACTTTCAGCGCCTGTTTCTCGCTATTTCGGGCTTTACCGTACAGGAGTACATCCGCAAACGCAGGCTCACCGAAGCGGCCCGCCTTCTGTCAGATTCGGATGAAGGCATTCTCAAGGTTGCCCTGGCCTATCAATATCATTCCCAGGAGGCTTTTACGCGCGCTTTCGAGAGCTATTTCGGGATGACACCAGGGAAATACCGGAAGAAGAATCAGGCTTTCGCCAGTCAGCCTCCGATCAGTTTCCTGGATGACCTGGGAAGGAAAGACCAAGAATTCGAGATGGGCAAACCGGAAATTATCCATAAGAACCGCATACGGATCATCGGCTGTGAATATCAGACAAATCTGAATGAAGGGCGGCATTACCGGGATATCCCCGGTTTTTACGACGAATTCGGAAGGAACGGCCGCTATCTGCATCTCCCGGATAGACTGGCGCCAGATATGGTCTACGGCGTTTCCTGCCGCTTTCAGGATGACGGCGGATTCTCCTTTATTGTAGGTGAGGAAGCAGGGGAATGCGCGGAAGTGCCGGACGGTCAGTACATCAAATTCGATCTACCGGAAGGAAAATACGCCGAATTCAAAGCCTATGGCCCAGCCTGGAATATTCAAAAGATGCGGGATTTCATTTACGGTGTATGGCTCCCCCATTCGAATTACGATCGCGGGGAAGGGCCTGATTTTGAAGTGACCGATGTGCGGAACTCCACGTTCCCAGAGGACATGAGGATCAAAATATTTATTCCGCTTTCTTGA
- a CDS encoding Fur family transcriptional regulator: MNPMDTITQQFAAHNYKLTSQREAIVKVLLDNEKDHLSVEEVYMLVKGSFPQLGLATVYRTLELLCELHLVEKMNFGDGVSRYDLRSEEHEHMHHHMICDSCGKVAEIKDDWLAELEEKLEKEYGFSVTDHRLDFKGTYRICTGSGCKRSKEGQAIS; encoded by the coding sequence ATGAATCCTATGGATACGATCACCCAGCAGTTTGCCGCGCATAATTATAAGCTGACCTCGCAGCGCGAAGCTATCGTCAAGGTGCTTCTCGACAACGAGAAGGACCACTTAAGTGTCGAAGAGGTATATATGCTCGTCAAGGGAAGCTTCCCGCAGCTTGGACTAGCGACAGTATACCGGACGCTTGAACTGTTATGCGAACTTCATCTCGTTGAGAAAATGAACTTCGGCGACGGTGTATCCCGTTACGACCTGCGCAGCGAAGAACATGAACATATGCATCATCATATGATCTGCGATTCCTGCGGCAAAGTGGCCGAAATCAAGGACGACTGGCTTGCGGAACTGGAGGAGAAACTGGAAAAGGAATACGGCTTCTCCGTAACTGACCATCGCCTCGATTTCAAAGGCACTTACCGGATCTGCACGGGCAGCGGGTGCAAACGCTCGAAGGAAGGTCAGGCGATATCGTAA
- a CDS encoding helix-turn-helix transcriptional regulator, which produces MQSEAPCTILTAGFSFHHKPFQMSEAEGFPHYLIRLQTEGGCSALIDGEITRVESGGLMLIPPGVPYNLIIDKEKFPLGEPRVESGDYHIFCRGEWIDRWWNSRLRSSLMQIPLNDALVGLFRQLVLEQRRLSDFSPEISSCYLQILCMEIDRLTVDRPSVSTRGYLAYRMKQFVEENAALSFHLEDVAAYVGISVSRAVHLFKEAFGTTIVKYVNEVRLEMARERIVYSPMPLEHIAEACGFVNYTYFHRQFRRRFGMSPKQFRTHGRELDAPALM; this is translated from the coding sequence ATGCAAAGCGAAGCACCTTGTACTATTTTAACCGCCGGATTCTCCTTCCATCATAAACCTTTCCAAATGTCAGAAGCGGAAGGCTTCCCCCATTATCTCATTCGCCTTCAGACCGAAGGGGGCTGCAGCGCCCTGATTGACGGTGAGATCACGCGTGTTGAGAGCGGCGGCCTGATGCTCATTCCGCCTGGCGTTCCATACAACCTCATTATCGACAAAGAGAAATTTCCTCTTGGCGAGCCGCGCGTCGAAAGCGGGGATTATCATATCTTTTGCCGGGGGGAGTGGATTGACCGGTGGTGGAACAGCCGCCTGCGGTCTTCGCTTATGCAGATTCCGCTTAATGACGCATTAGTCGGACTTTTCCGCCAGCTCGTGCTGGAACAGCGCCGCCTGTCCGATTTTTCCCCGGAAATCTCAAGCTGTTACCTGCAGATTCTGTGCATGGAGATCGACCGTCTTACCGTAGACCGTCCCTCCGTCTCTACAAGAGGATATCTGGCTTACCGGATGAAGCAGTTTGTTGAGGAAAATGCGGCGCTTTCTTTCCATCTGGAAGACGTCGCGGCCTATGTCGGCATTTCCGTCTCGCGCGCTGTCCATCTGTTCAAGGAGGCCTTCGGTACGACCATCGTCAAATATGTAAATGAAGTCCGCCTGGAAATGGCCAGGGAGCGGATTGTATACAGTCCGATGCCACTAGAGCATATCGCAGAAGCCTGCGGTTTCGTGAACTATACGTATTTTCACCGGCAGTTCCGCAGACGGTTCGGCATGTCGCCCAAACAGTTCCGCACGCATGGCAGGGAGTTGGATGCGCCTGCGCTTATGTAG
- a CDS encoding sugar phosphate isomerase/epimerase family protein, producing MMKIGLQLYTVREELERDFEGTLRKVAELGYSGVEFFNYFGRSAEEVMALLEETGLTAIGAHRPYDALLENADAEIDYILKLGSPFLIVPYLTEEQRSDWSSVAANLRILGEKCREKGAVLLYHNHDFELREKSGGLTAFDYLYREVPADLLQVEMDTCWVYYGGYDPVQYIGSYAGRLPLIHLKDMKRQEDGSAETVVLGEGEVNLAAILEAAEQASVKWAIVEQDFCSRPPLDSVADSIKWLETNYKQGGNIHV from the coding sequence ATGATGAAGATCGGTTTGCAGCTCTACACGGTTAGAGAAGAACTGGAAAGGGACTTTGAAGGAACTCTTCGCAAGGTGGCCGAACTGGGCTATAGCGGCGTTGAATTTTTTAATTATTTCGGCCGGAGTGCTGAAGAAGTTATGGCGCTGCTTGAAGAAACCGGGTTGACCGCTATAGGAGCGCACAGGCCCTATGATGCTCTGCTGGAGAATGCCGATGCCGAGATCGACTACATACTTAAGCTCGGCAGTCCATTTCTGATCGTACCCTATCTCACTGAGGAGCAGCGGAGCGATTGGAGCAGCGTTGCGGCCAATTTACGGATTCTCGGAGAGAAATGCCGGGAGAAAGGCGCCGTGCTGCTATATCACAACCATGATTTTGAGCTGCGGGAGAAGAGCGGCGGGCTGACGGCGTTCGACTATCTGTACCGGGAGGTTCCGGCAGATCTTCTCCAGGTTGAAATGGATACCTGCTGGGTGTATTACGGCGGTTACGATCCTGTGCAGTATATTGGAAGTTACGCGGGACGTCTGCCTCTGATTCACCTGAAAGATATGAAGCGGCAGGAGGACGGTTCGGCGGAAACGGTCGTGCTTGGCGAAGGCGAAGTGAATCTTGCTGCCATTCTGGAGGCGGCGGAACAGGCCAGCGTCAAGTGGGCCATTGTGGAGCAGGACTTCTGCAGCCGGCCGCCGCTGGACAGCGTAGC